One Acropora palmata chromosome 2, jaAcrPala1.3, whole genome shotgun sequence genomic window, CCCTAGCATTGTTTCAGTTATTACAGTACGTCAACACTATCTACATGAGTAGTGATCAGTTGAGTATTCCAATAGCTTAATAGCAGCATAATCTAGCAATCCTTTCAAGGTCAAAGTGAAGTTCAGGGCAGACAAATAAATGATTTCAAGTTGGTCAGATTCTCCTTGTTTCATTACCGTAATACGCATCTCAATTTTTGGAGCTTTTTCAGCAGGAAAAAAGTGCGCATTATACatgggtaaatacggtatccTGATGACCAGTTCATGCAATAATTTTCTTATCACCTAAGATGATATGTTATGGCATCTACGAATGCTTTAAGAGCCAGGGGAAAGATAAGAATAACAATTTGATACACTTGAGGCAAACTGTAGTTAAATAACGTTGAAAAGATGAGAATGCCAATTTGGTAAGCCTCAAACTACAGGTCAGCCTAATATCCTGTTACTTGCCATAGCGACTAAAATGACTGCAACTTGGAGGGGTGTGTGAAATGCTAACCTATCAAAATgttatttgatttcaggtcattAGCGGTGGAAACTATGATGTGGATGTAGTTCTTTTTGATGAGGGTGGCAAAACTCTATATACTgttcaaaagaaacaatatgATAGCTATTCATTCACAACGCAAGCAGCAGGAGTCTACAAGTTTTGTTTCAGCAATGAATTCTCAACATTTAGTCACAAAGTGGTATATTTTGACTTCCAAGCTGGAGGTGAAGCACCATTAACGGAAGAAATGGGAGCACACCATACTGCTCTGACACAGATGGAGACATCTGCTGTGACCATACATCAAGATCTTAAGGTTTGTTTGACACTGTTTCACCTGTTCGCTGTGCACACCCTATTTTACAGGCGAAGATTGAGTTAGTGCCACCCTCAATGGAAGAACATTTATacacttcaaaaaataaaattaataaaagttTGCTTGAACCTGCTCCATCATCAAAGTCCTGATTATGTAAATGCATGGATTTACAATGCATTACACAAAGttgcaaacaaatttaaagcCACTTTCTTTCATGCACATGTTATTGTAGTGGATAATGTACGTACCTCTTTCAGGTGATCAAAATTTCCATCGGTGAATCGTTTAGGTGATGTATAAAATAGCAtggttttaaaataatacaacTTTTCTGTCAGAGAGAAAgaaattctatttttttgtgtgACTCAAACTCAACACATGCACTCTTGCTTGCATCAGTTTGTGTTCTGTCTTTTCCAAAATTGTTGAAACGCATGACTGTATGTCTtaaaaattgttaaatgtGATTAGTagtggaaacaattttttagtCAAATGGTTGTAAGTCTGGCAAATATTATGGGTTCAACTTTATTAAAGTCCATAGACTTAAAAATTTTCCACCCTGGCAATGGTACTTCAAAATGGGGTCACGGTGCTTTCCACGTGGAGGTAATTTACTGTATTACTTTTCAAGAGACAAACATAGCCAAAACCTGTTGAGATTTCCACTGAGTAGGAATTTATCCCTGTAGATAGCATTATTCACACCTATCAACAGAGGTGTGATTATTTCATCATTTCTTAACAGCTAGTTTGTGATTTCTTGTCATTTACAGATTACAACAGACTACCAAACTCACCATCGTCTACGTGAGTCACAGGGGCGTGATATGGCAGAATACCTTAATGAACGAGTTCAGTGGTGGTCAGTTGGAGAAGCTTTTCTTATTGTTTCTGTTGGAATCTGCCAAGTTGTTATACTTCGAcgattttttgcagaaaagaGGTCAACTATTTAAACtttgagaagaagaaagaagaggTCCTGGTTGAACAGCAGACTGGTGAAAGCAAGAAGGACAACACGAAATGTGTTTTCTTTGAGAGACTTGTTTTATCTTTGTACCAAACAAAATGATTGGAAAAACCTTTCCTTTTTCTAAGGGAGGAAGAACTTGTTTTTACATGGCAAATTGTTGTAAATTCTAGAAAATAACCATTTATAAAATTCTTGCATTTTCTGTTCATTAGAAAAATGTTAACAATAATACTGGTGCAAACCAGTATACAACACCGAAGTcaataatgcttttttttacataaacCTCATTGTGGTGAAAAATAATTGATAGTTTACTAGCTGCTTGGCAGCTCGGTAACTAGTCACTACTATTCACCACCATTTTGGTGAATAAAAGTGTTAACATTTTATTTACGTTGTGAGTGTAAAAAGTACTTAATTCAGGAAAGATAATTTCAAGGGTTATTGGAAAGAAGAGGAGAATCACAGAGTACTTAAAACTTCTCTCTCTTTCTATTTTTCACCTATGATCTGTCATGTGGCTAAACTTATGTCAGAAATCTTTCTGTCAAGGGAACAAAATTACCTTATGCTGACAGTCTATGATTTGAATATCAAACcgttgggtttttttttttttttaatgtttgctGAATGAAGTTGTCATATTTTCTCCACATAACAGCTGGTTTGCAAGCATCCTCCTTAAGAGGTGAGGTTTTTGTTTGAGAAGTGTGCTTCAATCCATCTTTTCATTCTCAACTTGTCTCAATAAGATTGTGATGTGTCATAAATGATGTAAAGTTGGAATTTAGTAGAAATaagttacaataataattattatattttaagaAGACAGGCAAAACTGTTTGCCACTGTTTGAAGGGGGAAATCAAGTGCAAAGTCATTGCAATTTTGTGGAGTTATTGACCATTTTTATCACTTTATTGgccattgtggcgcatttaaTGGCTAAACTGGCCAgtatgagtctgagtcgggcccaaaagaTATCTATAGCCGAGGGTATTAACTCCATTGTCTAAACACATACACAGTAACTGACAACAAGCACTACAACCTCGCCTCATTTCAAAGGCTTGGTAACTAAGTAAGCGAAGGGGAACAGGTTAATTTAACGGCCACCCGTCCGTCAGGTAGCTAACTCGTCACTAACATTAAAATGGAGGAACAAGT contains:
- the LOC141875034 gene encoding transmembrane emp24 domain-containing protein 3-like, producing MNWCGGLFVTCFVALLLFLAVECTELTFELEDNARQCFYEEIQKEVKGSLEFQVISGGNYDVDVVLFDEGGKTLYTVQKKQYDSYSFTTQAAGVYKFCFSNEFSTFSHKVVYFDFQAGGEAPLTEEMGAHHTALTQMETSAVTIHQDLKITTDYQTHHRLRESQGRDMAEYLNERVQWWSVGEAFLIVSVGICQVVILRRFFAEKRSTI